The following are encoded together in the Tetrapisispora phaffii CBS 4417 chromosome 5, complete genome genome:
- the IRC25 gene encoding Irc25p (similar to Saccharomyces cerevisiae YLR021W; ancestral locus Anc_5.199), whose amino-acid sequence MYSQEAKFTEFPINLFNIANEESRELYISSIHYSNYVLLQIRFNGELDTTYEISQKGLRSVSFDRPLAGSLMMNDEQRSDDDEFDFTIDNLSDYQIVTKLGNSNDMKLPVICTQIVELYNKIILPKLHPDKKDDISKNKFIITLNSRIWGSNPNADSSTSSNVDFNRLVFLLKCIKSIYLS is encoded by the coding sequence atgtataGTCAAGAAGCGAAGTTTACTGAATTCCctattaatttattcaatatagCCAATGAAGAATCCAGGGAACTTTATATAAGTTCTATCCATTACAGTAATTATGTACTATTGCAAATAAGATTTAATGGTGAATTGGACACAACTTATGAAATCTCGCAAAAAGGACTTAGATCCGTTTCTTTTGATAGACCTCTTGCAGGTTCATTAATGATGAATGATGAACAACGGtcagatgatgatgagTTTGATTTCACTATCGATAACTTATCTGACTATCAAATTGTTACAAAGTTAGGTAATTCTAATGATATGAAATTACCTGTCATTTGTACGCAGATTGTTGAATtgtataataaaatcatcTTACCGAAATTACACCCTGACAAAAAGGATGACAtatctaaaaataaattcataatAACGTTGAATAGCAGAATATGGGGATCGAATCCAAATGCTGATAGTTCTACTAGTTCAAATGTTGATTTCAACAGATTGGTATTCCTTCTAAAATGTATAAAAAGTATTTATTTGAGCTAA
- the SDO1 gene encoding guanine nucleotide exchange factor SDO1 (similar to Saccharomyces cerevisiae SDO1 (YLR022C); ancestral locus Anc_5.198), whose translation MAINQPSGQIKLTNVSLVKLRKNKKRFEIACYQNKVQDYRKGVEKDLDEVLQIPQVFVNVSKGLAAPKDDLLKSFGTDDIDLIIKEILLKGEIQLHEKERQIMLNKINNEMLTIISTKCINPKSKKRYPPTMIYKALQELKFSPVINKPAKSQALEAIRLLVSKQIIPIARAKMDIKITIENLELVESKDSEIIPKITKYFLQPTINKTDAIKKWVCSGLIDPVSYRDLVTICTGIATIQVLDMAVIDTST comes from the coding sequence aTGGCCATTAACCAACCTTCTGGACAAATCAAATTAACTAATGTTTCGTTAGttaaattaagaaaaaataaaaaaagatttgaaattgCATGCTATCAAAATAAAGTCCAAGATTACAGAAAAGGTGTTGAGAAAGACCTTGATGAGGTTCTACAAATTCCCCAAGTGTTCGTAAATGTTTCAAAGGGTTTGGCGGCACCAAAGGATGatcttttgaaaagttttgGAACTGATGACattgatttaataattaaagaGATTTTATTAAAGGGCGAAATTCAATTACATGAGAAAGAAAGACAGATAATgttaaacaaaataaataatgaaatgttGACTATAATCAGCACTAAATGTATAAACCCTAAATctaaaaaaagatatcCTCCTACCATGATTTATAAAGCGCTGcaagaattaaaatttagTCCAGTCATCAATAAGCCTGCAAAAAGTCAAGCTTTAGAAGCAATTAGGTTACTAGTATCGAAACAGATCATACCTATAGCAAGAGCTAAGATGGATATAAAAATCACCATAGAAAATCTTGAGCTGGTTGAATCAAAAGATTCAGAGATTATTCCTAAAATtactaaatattttcttcaaccTACTATAAATAAAACTGATGCGATTAAAAAATGGGTTTGTAGTGGATTAATTGACCCTGTCAGTTATAGAGACTTAGTTACTATTTGTACAGGCATTGCTACTATACAAGTGCTAGATATGGCGGTCATAGATACAAGTACTTAG
- the IZH3 gene encoding Izh3p (similar to Saccharomyces cerevisiae IZH3 (YLR023C); ancestral locus Anc_5.197), whose product MPDTIEIPVNDDLRLTQKNSYSKRMYDAVVNGGNSIGNIQKIKQKSKNVMANNNPSNIPSTILKSGYTKLNNYYSSGSERGKKMLSRFNSNNSTNKNTYAYDSDGDENINENEKNLYNSFRNEESAKSRFILMNRESQDTLVGMDTDSDSLFSGSASTLFSNNNLKDNKLAKEVLVRNARISPIQNTSSSVTLVEENAHFEQEECLRKLRVILKKEELTSTDIRNYNIAFNHDVAFDLGKERHLHYYELPFPWRENKYIIHGYRFHDKFYQLILSVFNWYGVHNETTNIWTHMLAAFYLIYLLTVDFQKTFIVLDTEHVPATTKYIIYMFLGAGIKCMFASVFWHTFNGTTSIRLRPKFCCVDYTGITLLISASIMSAEYITLYDYPKAMSFYMILSGIFAVFGLYLNWSPKFDSPEARPLRIKFFVLLAAVGGLSFVNLVCLEGLSRAIWLFSPVTNKSVIYYIIGVFFYGSFIPERFRSDYLIDEKIPTTKELSSDVHVITTERDLHFRKNPTSTCHCIDHRVSFRSLWWVDYYCNSHSIWHIFVFLGVVGHYNAILDMATKKWLLP is encoded by the coding sequence atgcCAGATACTATTGAGATCCCGGTTAACGATGACCTTCGTTTGACTCAGAAAAATTCCTATTCCAAGAGAATGTATGATGCTGTTGTTAATGGTGGTAATTCTATTggtaatattcaaaaaattaaacaaaagTCTAAAAACGTGATGGCGAACAACAATCCAAGCAATATTCCTTCAACTATATTAAAATCGGGTTATAccaaattaaataattattatagtAGTGGAAGTGAACGTGGTAAAAAAATGCTATCTAGatttaatagtaataattcaacaaataaaaacacATACGCATATGATAGTGATGgtgatgaaaatattaatgaaaatgaaaagaattTGTATAATAGCTTTCGTAACGAAGAATCTGCAAAATcaagatttattttaatgaatagAGAGTCTCAAGATACTTTAGTAGGTATGGATACTGATTCAGATTCATTGTTTTCAGGGTCGGCTAGTACTTtgttttctaataataacttgaaagataataaattagCTAAAGAAGTTTTAGTTAGAAACGCAAGAATCTCTCCTATTCAAAATACATCATCTTCAGTCACTTtagttgaagaaaatgcACACTTTGAACAAGAAGAATGTTTACGGAAATTAAGAgtgatattgaaaaaagaagaattaacTTCAACAGATATcagaaattataatattgcaTTTAATCACGATGTTGCTTTTGATTTAGGCAAAGAGAGACATCTGCATTATTATGAATTACCATTCCCATGGagagaaaataaatatatcattcATGGTTACAGATTTCATGataaattttatcaattaatcTTGTCTGTATTCAATTGGTATGGTGTCCATAATGAAACTACAAATATTTGGACTCATATGCTAGCTGCTTTTTAtctgatatatttattaaccgttgattttcaaaaaacttTTATTGTGTTAGATACCGAACATGTCCCAGCTACtactaaatatattatttatatgttCTTAGGAGCTGGGATTAAATGTATGTTTGCATCAGTTTTCTGGCATACATTCAATGGTACAACATCGATAAGATTACGTCCAAAGTTTTGTTGTGTTGATTATACTGGTATCACACTTCTAATTTCAGCATCGATTATGTCAGCGGAATATATTACTTTATATGATTATCCAAAAGCGATGAGCTTTTACATGATACTATCTGGTATATTTGCTGTATTCGGATTATACTTGAATTGGTCTCCGAAATTTGACTCACCAGAAGCAAGACCATTACGTATTAAGTTTTTCGTTTTATTAGCTGCTGTTGGTGGTTTGTCCTTTGTAAATCTAGTTTGTTTAGAAGGTTTAAGCCGTGCCATTTGGTTGTTCTCGCCAGTTACCAATAAATCTGTAATTTACTACATTATCGGGGTATTCTTTTACGGTTCATTCATTCCAGAAAGATTTAGATCcgattatttaattgacGAGAAGATCCCTACAACTAAAGAACTATCATCGGATGTTCATGTCATCACTACCGAAAGAGATCTTCACTTTAGAAAAAATCCAACAAGCACATGTCATTGCATTGATCATCGTGTCAGCTTTAGATCCTTATGGTGGGTAGATTACTACTGTAACTCCCATAGCATTTGGcatatttttgttttcctTGGTGTTGTAGGTCATTACAATGCTATTTTAGATATGGcaacaaaaaaatggtTATTACCATAA
- the UBR1 gene encoding E3 ubiquitin-protein ligase UBR1 (similar to Saccharomyces cerevisiae UBR1 (YGR184C); ancestral locus Anc_5.190), producing the protein MSDWNLNELESSNMTEYTTELRTLLNTIHTVNEFVDVRGFRERMELETHLNYYIGRILNYFLLDEGKNINYLYNTETEHDQGPFKESIEKIRNEVENVSSYIVSPKTDNNDTSSKCHAGRSCGRKFRNGEPIYRCQECGFDDTCVLCINCFEPKDHVNHHVYTGISNDNFNTGICDCGDNEAWNVTLSCKADNDLLENEKKDDSLNIFETEHNRKIFEAVLFEAIDYVIDVFNHQVEVLYPTHSEFTSFIRKTYHDITDESLRISTIRRFIDDFSYRNKSFDIEENKGYTLIVYNDEFHNYSQATTALRQGKPDNPHIDILTTRIDTEGRAVIKTSPTLTDDFIRSLFAIETNGLTAFIFQWQEYLHQESANRIMWWISQCLELENPSFQKVFRQSLTKVLCTKFDKDSTTNLANEFDFRGIKIGLSKDHFRYSELSILNEENSIPQISHKILDFTSLNDINDYHIPPNRCSSTIEVDPVPYSGLRLQYILYFDNRFWKALRKNVQSIIIPIVSSDADYKKLFSDEFLQIFSHMLRSVAYNDREPHLTIIKELIVQLLTVPTNVESLMNNKHMFEEIMWSIIDFFCKFAKVDNGQLVWQRVQISNITKSYNFLFKQSLYFIEIVLGKVMDYRKLLEPNNFITLLNFLKLFNGAWKINRKEGEHVLHEDQYFIPYLEYTTYIYNIIENFDVILRKNIESARNDPMLHGAIKILLNYLISANSTNATFKKLDSFGNRSVIKFDVSKERTTYMNPVSTLFSILVDKISIDDFVRLVSEVPEKDKFIFSADVEMRTLVLCSQVECGFWIRNGMSVLHQLSYYKNNQELDSYGRDLHVVQLGAINSCSNKEEGMTEELETFTYNMLDRWGLIECLNKPYNSEKTIYEDKLYPMIQQFIVFCYHMLTTRIFFEEFQDAEENRIEQLQTMIIYKLFSKPLSYSKLLKSIPNYLIENNNNQDFDISLEKLSIFEEPKGLSDNGVYKLKKQNYSLIDPLNMFNMGNDFESSVNIIKSKLAGKVRKPEEIIIEPYFNEKVRDERIGRFLRTTIFVNLIENLLEEVILSNNATYLYELLHLLHAIFKDYRLCNNYSNKIPPEYKSESIISSLIAVLKDSSNKQFSGNIIAKANWVLESIIQDNQKKFYEKLSKLYGSEFSENFRLKRSNEDNARAEVESEIDKKRRLAKKRQKKLMARFDNQQAKFMEEHKNSFEKPLHDSAQSYMNCSGDKGKEVTAIEDSTCVLCQDDVDNEVFIIPAYHDYSPIFRGSSKVDLYDVKYEWDGFKNDSDNLTYYDDATIKNIINSSSSGSKKVFTSCNHAIHSNCFRRFIQKKRLSVHGFICPLCQTYSNCIIPVVPSSNYKLNLSLKSIIDNSLTVNEFSELFSSGKFDSVVDKSNPLSTVLNFSIYHANSFDIDIHKIIDGKKENVTLILSMHWANTISMLEIASRTDENPQISFLITREQKYKTLKNILCFIMLIYKVYGQPDLNFKPYDFKGKNRIENQLFHYIVYNFLYSKMPLRKIVTNALSTYLRQLVKLSIDNIHELKNEKKLDILLDCKEVSPIHVSLKKRIEKIVMDHIIIDYDDKVYCLIYKYLVRSILPTLRRCLIIVKVFHDTIKVSENDTFIVDDKRLEDLLDVDDLCEYVNLMIDLLTDYESLEYLLDAECSTPSDILLKKIPIESSKIIKMANLVNNLNTYITNSKELRLREEHFISKYKLEDRLDFKICLTCGSKVHMRSDHHEMSHHLQRECFKSYGAFLVPNNNEVCLFLANPPSVVYISAPYLNSHGESGKNAMKRGDLTTLSTRRFEYLNTLWVNNEIPGYISRAMGDDFRLNILSNGFLFAMNRIPPQFRRRDDGDSDSSGEEDLNFSDEEEGGLRVEDMTRVEFEEAFEFFNPTENDGLNDDDVETGNRERRRVRTLPFAILQEQIRRLDGMGGNGTQVFNLADLLDGARNPVTETATPPTNAQLGTPVENIIDSINLTDENETREENNTNPNEENSDREWEDDDMTHW; encoded by the coding sequence ATGAGTGATTggaatttaaatgaattagaGTCATCAAATATGACTGAATATACTACTGAACTAAgaactttattaaatacAATACACACTGTAAATGAATTTGTCGATGTTAGAGGCTTTAGAGAAAGAATGGAACTAGAAACGCATTTGAACTATTATATTGGCagaattttaaattacttTCTGTTAGATGAAggcaaaaatataaattatttatataataccGAAACTGAACATGACCAAGGTCCTTTTAAGGAAAGTATAGAGAAAATTAGAAATGAGGTAGAAAATGTTTCATCTTATATAGTTTCTCCAAAGactgataataatgacacATCAAGTAAATGTCATGCAGGAAGAAGTTGTGGtagaaaatttagaaatgGTGAACCAATTTACAGATGCCAAGAATGTGGATTTGATGATACTTGCGTGTTATGTATAAACTGTTTTGAACCAAAAGATCATGTTAACCATCATGTTTATACTGGCATTTCTAATGATAACTTCAATACAGGTATCTGTGACTGTGGTGATAATGAAGCTTGGAACGTAACTTTATCATGTAAAGCtgataatgatttattagaaaatgagAAAAAGGATGATTCACTTAACATTTTCGAAACTGAACataatagaaaaatattcGAGGCTGTATTATTTGAAGCAATTGATTATGTCATTGATGTATTTAACCATCAAGTAGAGGTTTTATACCCAACGCATTCAGAATTTACGTCTTTTATTAGGAAAACATACCACGATATAACTGATGAATCATTAAGAATAAGCACAATACGAAGATTCATTGATGATTTTTCGTATAGAAATAAATCTTTCGATATAGAAGAGAATAAAGGCTACACGTTGATTGTTtataatgatgaattcCATAACTACTCACAAGCTACAACTGCACTAAGACAAGGCAAACCTGATAATCCtcatattgatattttaactACGAGGATAGATACTGAGGGTAGAGCGGTTATTAAAACATCCCCCACCCTAACAGATGATTTCATTAGATCCCTATTTGCCATCGAAACCAATGGATTGACAGCATTTATTTTCCAATGGCAAGAGTATCTACATCAGGAGTCAGCAAATCGTATTATGTGGTGGATATCACAATGTTTGGAATTAGAAAACCCTTCATTTCAAAAGGTTTTTAGACAAAGTTTAACCAAAGTATTATGTACCAAATTCGACAAAGATTCAACTACTAACCTTGCAAACGAATTTGACTTTCGTGGTATTAAAATAGGTTTATCAAAGGATCATTTTAGATATAGTGAACTGTCAATATTGAATGAGGAAAATTCAATTCCGCAGATTAGCcataaaatattagatttcacatctttaaatgatattaatgaCTATCACATTCCTCCGAACAGGTGTAGCTCAACAATAGAAGTCGATCCCGTTCCATATTCTGGGCTTAGACtgcaatatattttgtacTTTGATAATAGATTTTGGAAAGCATTAAGGAAAAACGTGCAAAGCATTATAATTCCCATTGTATCCTCAGATGCTGACTACAAGAAGCTATTTTCTGATGAatttttacaaattttCAGCCATATGCTTAGATCTGTTGCATATAATGACAGAGAACCCCATTTAACTATAATAAAGGAGTTAATCGTTCAATTATTAACTGTTCCAACTAATGTTGAATCATTGATGAATAACAAGCACATGTTTGAGGAAATTATGTGGTCAATCATTGActttttttgtaaatttgCTAAGGTAGATAATGGCCAATTAGTCTGGCAAAGAGTACAAATTTCGAATATAACTAAAagttataattttttattcaagCAGTCATTATACTTCATAGAAATTGTATTAGGAAAAGTCATGGATTACAGAAAGTTACTAGAACCAAATAACTTCATTAcacttttaaattttttgaagttaTTCAATGGTGCATGGAAGATTAATAGAAAGGAAGGTGAACACGTCTTACACGAAGATCAATACTTTATTCCATATTTGGAATATACAACCtacatttataatattattgaaaattttgatgTTATACTGAGAAAGAATATAGAGTCAGCTAGAAATGATCCGATGTTGCACGGAGcaatcaaaattttattgaactACTTAATTTCTGCTAATTCAACTAATGCGACcttcaaaaaattggaCTCATTTGGAAATAGATCGGTTATCAAATTTGATGTTTCTAAAGAAAGAACAACCTACATGAATCCGGTAAGCACTCTATTTTCGATTTTAGTAGATAAAATTTCGATTGACGACTTTGTCAGATTAGTCTCAGAAGTTCCTGAAAAAgacaaatttattttttctgcTGATGTTGAAATGAGAACGTTAGTTTTATGTTCACAAGTGGAATGTGGCTTTTGGATCAGAAATGGTATGTCCGTGTTACACCAACTATCATACTACAAAAATAACCAAGAACTAGATTCTTACGGCAGAGATCTTCATGTTGTTCAACTAGGTGCAATCAATTCTTGCtcaaataaagaagaaggCATGACCGAAGAGCTAGAAACATTTACTTACAATATGCTAGATAGATGGGGATTAATAGAATGTTTAAATAAACCATACAATTCTGAGAAAACCATTTATGAAGATAAGTTATATCCAATGATCCAACAGTTTATCGTATTTTGCTACCATATGTTAACTacaagaatattttttgaagagTTTCAAGATGCTGAGGAGAATAGAATTGAACAACTCCAAACAATGATAATTtacaaattattttctaagCCTTTGTCATATTCTAAGTTACTAAAATCAATTccaaattatttaatagaaaataataataatcaagattttgatatttcttTGGAGAAATTATCCATTTTTGAGGAGCCAAAAGGTTTGTCTGACAATGGtgtttataaattaaaaaaacaaaattattctttaataGATCCTTTGAATATGTTTAATATGGGCAatgattttgaatcaaGTGTTAACATCATCAAATCAAAACTAGCAGGCAAAGTAAGAAAACCAGAAGAAATAATTATCGAGCCATATTTTAACGAAAAAGTTAGAGATGAAAGAATTGGGAGGTTCTTGAGGACTACTATCTTTGTCAATTTAATCGAAAATTTACTAGAGGAAGTAATCTTAAGCAATAATGCAACATACttatatgaattattacatttattacatgctatttttaaagattatAGACTATGCAATAACTATTCAAACAAAATTCCTCCAGAATACAAGAGCGAATCAATTATTTCTAGTCTAATAGCTGTATTAAAAGACAGTTCtaataaacaattttcTGGGAACATAATTGCTAAAGCAAACTGGGTTCTTGAATCAATCATACAAGATAaccaaaagaaattttatgaaAAGTTATCAAAACTATATGGTAGTGAGTTTTCGGAAAATTTCAGACTAAAGAGATCAAATGAAGATAACGCTAGAGCAGAAGTAGAAAGTGAGATAGACAAGAAGAGGAGACTAGCAAAGAAGCGCCAAAAGAAACTTATGGCAAGATTTGATAACCAACAAGCGAAATTTATGGAAGAGCATAAGAATTCTTTTGAGAAGCCATTACATGATTCTGCGCAATCTTACATGAATTGCTCTGGGGATAAAGGAAAAGAAGTAACTGCAATTGAAGACTCTACCTGTGTATTATGTCAAGATGACGTAGACAATGAAGTATTTATTATACCTGCATATCATGATTATTCACCAATATTTAGAGGAAGTTCTAAGGTCGATTTGTATGACGTTAAATACGAATGGGATGGGTTTAAAAACGATTCAGATAATTTGACATATTATGACGATGCcacaataaaaaatattataaacagTAGTTCTAGTGGTAGTAAAAAAGTGTTCACATCATGTAATCATGCAATTCATAGTAACTGTTTTAGAAgatttattcaaaagaaaagattGTCAGTTCACGGATTCATTTGTCCTCTTTGTCAAACTTATTCAAACTGTATCATTCCTGTTGTTCCATCTTCTAATTACAAACTAAACTTATCTCTTAAATCTATTATTGATAACTCATTAACAGTAAATGAGTTTTCAGAGTTATTTAGTTCTGGTAAGTTCGATAGCGTCGTTGATAAATCTAATCCATTGTCAACTGTGTTAAATTTTTCCATATATCATGCAAACTCCTTTGATATAGATATAcacaaaataattgatgGCAAAAAAGAGAACGTGACTTTAATATTAAGCATGCACTGGGCAAATACTATATCGATGTTAGAAATTGCCTCTCGTACTGATGAAAATCCTCAAATATCTTTCCTAATTACCAGAGAAcagaaatataaaacattgaaaaatattttgtgcTTCATAATGTTGATTTATAAAGTTTATGGCCAACCTGATTTGAATTTCAAACCATATGATTTCAAAGGTAAAAATCGAATTGAGAATCAATTATTTCACtatattgtttataatttcttaTATTCTAAAATGCCATTGAGAAAAATTGTTACTAATGCCTTATCAACTTATCTGAGACAGTTAGTAAAGTTATCAATAGATAATATCCATGAGctgaaaaatgaaaagaaattggATATTCTACTAGATTGCAAGGAAGTATCTCCTATCCATGTCtcattaaagaaaagaattgaaaaaattgtcATGGATCATATAATTATTGACTACGACGATAAAGTTTATTGCttaatatacaaatatCTTGTTAGAAGCATATTGCCAACTTTAAGACGttgtttaataattgtCAAAGTGTTTCATGATACTATCAAAGTTTCTGAAAATGATACATTTATTGTTGACGATAAACGTTTGgaagatttattagatgTAGATGACCTCTGCGAATACGTTAATCTAAtgattgatttattaactgATTATGAATCATTGGAATATTTATTGGATGCAGAATGTTCAACTCCTTCAGATATTTTGCTGAAGAAAATACCAATTGAATCAagcaaaattattaaaatggCAAATTTGGTAAACAACCTTAACACGTATATCACTAACTCCAAAGAGTTAAGGTTACGTGAGGAGCATTTTATATCTAAATACAAGCTTGAAGATAGACTTGATTTTAAGATTTGTTTAACTTGCGGTTCGAAAGTTCATATGAGAAGTGATCATCATGAAATGTCACACCATTTACAAAGAGAGTGTTTTAAAAGTTATGGTGCCTTTTTAGTTCCTAACAATAATGAGGtgtgtttatttttagcaAATCCACCTAGTGTAGTTTATATCTCTGCAccatatttaaattcacATGGTGAATCCGGTAAAAATGCTATGAAGAGAGGTGACTTAACAACTTTAAGTACAAGAAGATTTGAATACTTGAATACTCTTTGGGTTAACAATGAAATTCCTGGCTACATTAGTAGAGCTATGGGTGATGATTTCagattgaatattttaagtaATGGGTTTTTATTTGCAATGAACCGAATTCCACCCCAATTCAGAAGACGTGACGATGGAGACAGTGACTCAAGTGGagaagaagatttaaatttttctgatgaagaagaaggtgGTCTGCGTGTTGAGGATATGACAAGAGTTGAGTTTGAGGAAGCATTTGAGTTCTTTAACCCTACAGAGAATGATGGtttaaatgatgatgatgtaGAAACTGGTAACAGGGAAAGACGTAGAGTACGTACTTTACCATTTGCCATTTTACAAGAACAAATTCGTAGACTTGATGGTATGGGTGGTAATGGAACACAAGTATTCAATTTAGCTGATCTGTTAGATGGTGCAAGAAATCCAGTCACCGAAACAGCAACACCGCCAACTAACGCGCAGTTAGGAACACCTGTTGAAAACATAATCGATTCGATTAACCTAACCGATGAAAACGAGACAAGAGAAGAGAACAATACCAATccaaatgaagaaaatagtGACAGAGAATGGGAAGATGATGACATGACACATTGGTAA
- the QCR9 gene encoding ubiquinol--cytochrome-c reductase subunit 9 (similar to Saccharomyces cerevisiae QCR9 (YGR183C); ancestral locus Anc_5.189), whose protein sequence is MSFSTLYKVFFKRNAVFVGTIFALGFVFQDSFDTGVTAWYNAHNKGKLWVDVKQNLNLVNNGDDADADVEDE, encoded by the exons ATG TCTTTCTCTACACTTTATAAAGtattcttcaaaagaaatGCAGTTTTCGTGGGAACTATCTTTGCATTAGGTTTTGTCTTCCAAGATTCATTTGACACAGGAGTCACTGCATGGTACAATGCTCATAACAAAGGCAAATTATGGGTCGACGTTAAGCAAAACCTTAATTTAGTGAATAATGGTGATGACGCAGATGCAGATGTTGAAGATGAATAA
- the CBP4 gene encoding Cbp4p (similar to Saccharomyces cerevisiae CBP4 (YGR174C); ancestral locus Anc_5.186) → MDTPLWLRWAKVYAAGGVIIGTGLLLFKYVTPTDEQLLNSFSPEVRLEYEQQKKLREAEQQELMKVVQQTSTSNDPIWKTGSIVSPWERADEGKNDPNQRYAFQKLKSSEVQKDELKKIRDELQQLRVQSEAKTNQIVQEKMKNWWKFW, encoded by the coding sequence ATGGATACTCCACTTTGGTTACGTTGGGCAAAAGTTTATGCTGCAGGGGGTGTTATTATAGGTACtggattattattatttaaatacgTTACTCCCACTGATGAACAATTATTGAACTCATTTTCTCCAGAGGTCAGGTTAGAATACGAACAACAGAAAAAATTACGTGAAGCTGAACAACAAGAATTAATGAAAGTTGTCCAACAAACTTCTACGAGCAATGACCCAATTTGGAAGACTGGTAGTATTGTATCACCATGGGAGAGGGCCGATGAAGGTAAAAATGATCCAAACCAAAGATATGCATTTCAGAAGCTTAAATCTAGTGAAGTTCAAAAAGAtgaattgaagaagataagaGATGAGTTACAACAACTTAGAGTACAAAGTGAAGCTAAAACTAACCAAATTGTTCAAGaaaagatgaaaaattggTGGAAGTTTTGGTGA